A DNA window from uncultured Methanoregula sp. contains the following coding sequences:
- a CDS encoding response regulator, producing the protein MPPIPRILIVEDDEIIANLITTMLERKGYAVIGKSGSGEIAIRMAAELEPDLVIMDINLNGKLDGVTAARYIFQLFHAPVIFLTAMYDESLLERAKGAQPLGYILKPFTDKELGSNVELALYNHAFRKKFLDAFPIGDPKKIVGALEAILILDPKGMIVYFNPYSARILDLPEEQILMRHWRDVLMLINDQTNEELKDPVTEVVKQMLVVINEFNTALVTRTNKNRKVSVIVRPIKDDHNDLLGILMHIKEKTLDQIKMARKF; encoded by the coding sequence ATGCCTCCGATACCACGGATTCTCATAGTCGAAGACGATGAAATCATCGCCAACCTGATAACCACGATGCTGGAGCGCAAGGGGTATGCTGTCATCGGGAAGAGTGGATCGGGAGAAATTGCGATCCGCATGGCTGCTGAGCTGGAACCGGATCTCGTTATCATGGATATCAATCTCAATGGCAAGCTCGACGGTGTTACCGCAGCCCGGTATATATTCCAGCTCTTCCATGCGCCGGTCATTTTCTTAACTGCCATGTACGACGAGTCCCTGCTCGAGCGGGCCAAGGGAGCCCAGCCCCTGGGATATATCCTCAAACCTTTCACGGACAAGGAACTGGGTTCGAACGTGGAACTTGCCCTCTATAACCACGCGTTCCGGAAGAAGTTTCTCGATGCGTTCCCTATTGGAGATCCAAAAAAGATTGTCGGGGCACTTGAAGCGATCCTGATTCTCGATCCAAAGGGGATGATTGTTTATTTCAACCCCTATTCGGCACGAATCCTGGATCTTCCCGAAGAGCAGATCCTGATGCGCCACTGGCGGGATGTCCTGATGCTTATCAATGACCAGACCAATGAGGAGCTCAAGGATCCCGTGACGGAAGTCGTCAAACAGATGCTTGTTGTGATAAATGAATTCAATACTGCTCTTGTAACCAGGACCAACAAGAACCGTAAAGTCAGCGTGATTGTACGCCCGATCAAGGATGATCACAATGATCTTCTGGGCATCCTGATGCATATCAAGGAGAAAACACTCGACCAGATAAAGATGGCAAGAAAGTTTTAG
- the minD gene encoding cell division ATPase MinD yields MVKVYTIASGKGGTGKTMVSVNLGTMLAELGKKTYLMDADIGMANIGLLLGLQDAPMTLHEVLAGKGSIGEAIYEGPAGLKVIPSGISLQGFQQADPDRIRDVMTEIVKRCEFLLIDAPAGISRDGVIPLAIADEVILVVNPELSSIVDALKTKILTEVVGGHVRGIIVNRVDQEKTDLITRKMEKALGAKVIGIIPEDPNIRRASAAKTPIVIKYPDSPASKAIRKIASEMTGLNSVEEETVTAKPGFIDRFTKALFRKKQPP; encoded by the coding sequence ATGGTCAAAGTGTATACCATTGCTTCCGGAAAAGGAGGGACAGGCAAGACCATGGTCTCTGTTAACCTCGGTACCATGCTTGCAGAACTCGGGAAAAAAACCTATCTCATGGATGCAGATATCGGCATGGCAAATATCGGCCTCCTTCTCGGACTGCAGGATGCACCGATGACCCTGCATGAGGTCCTGGCCGGTAAAGGATCCATTGGAGAAGCCATCTACGAGGGGCCGGCTGGCCTCAAGGTTATCCCGAGCGGGATCTCCCTGCAGGGTTTCCAGCAGGCGGATCCCGACCGGATCCGGGATGTCATGACCGAGATTGTAAAACGCTGCGAGTTCCTCCTGATCGATGCACCGGCAGGCATCAGCAGGGACGGGGTCATACCGCTTGCGATTGCCGATGAAGTGATCCTTGTAGTCAACCCGGAACTGTCCTCAATTGTCGATGCTCTCAAAACCAAGATACTCACCGAGGTTGTCGGGGGACATGTCAGGGGGATCATCGTCAACAGGGTCGACCAGGAGAAGACCGACCTCATTACCAGGAAAATGGAGAAAGCACTCGGTGCAAAAGTGATAGGGATCATTCCGGAGGACCCGAACATCCGGCGGGCATCTGCCGCAAAAACGCCGATTGTGATAAAATACCCGGATTCCCCGGCCTCAAAAGCCATCAGAAAGATCGCTTCTGAAATGACTGGCCTGAACTCTGTCGAGGAGGAGACGGTCACAGCGAAGCCCGGCTTTATTGACCGGTTCACAAAAGCACTTTTCAGGAAAAAACAGCCGCCATAA
- a CDS encoding ATPase, T2SS/T4P/T4SS family yields MGKDDDDSLDGVNSFMKKIGRAKKTQSAPVNPPESLSLDNPEPTGDFSLLLKKMHPPAPSEQTPSGIPGSVSSEGSVGDSVMSLDDLLEDDAEEIPLATPPQPKGFPEQIDTPASTPLETSPGPELESSISSPSDVPLAEPAHGNVTPPPVVPESMGKPAARTGASLPEPDVSEEDEKIITVDQISSISGLILPKGTTFSIDELSLHGNVSSYAGFGTGTLPAGIDELWKKNFSSAGFKDLDIGQDLLDEESKTSKESKKFSIGSLFKAIRQDQEEYDPAKHGPLVDLTFPPISNIEEMELYPVNEPYAYIRVTYDHSTHEYTYHVLEPALTDPEKELLKELKERLFETLDINTKDISKDEAKAKLRTATVDIIHDYGIRLSPLQREKIHYNMYKDFLGDGLIDAIMHDKYIEDISCDGVHTPIFAFHSSYESMKTTLLYHTAEDLDSFVTKLAQRAGKYISIAEPILDATMQDGSRIQMTLGTEVTAHGSTFTIRKFKDEPITPTDLIEWHTFSPLAIAYIWLAVENGKSAIFAGGTASGKTTALNAISLFIPPMAKVVSLEDTREVKLPHPNWIPSVTRDSFDTAGRGEINMYELLRAAMRQRPEYIIVGEVRGKECQTLFQAMSTGHVTYSTTHADSVASVVHRIENPPMDVPRNMLSALDFICVQVQARVGGKRIRRNKQIVEILDIDPRTNELITNEVFKWRSATDEHTYSGKSYLLEEIMEAKGWSESRMREELKRRQEVLEWMRTKKIRHYKDVAKILISYHRDPEAVIENVRKDLYE; encoded by the coding sequence ATGGGAAAGGATGACGATGATTCGCTTGACGGGGTGAATTCGTTCATGAAGAAGATTGGCAGGGCAAAGAAAACACAATCTGCTCCTGTTAACCCCCCGGAGTCTCTCTCTCTTGACAACCCGGAGCCTACGGGTGACTTCTCCCTTCTGTTGAAAAAAATGCATCCCCCCGCCCCATCCGAGCAGACCCCCTCAGGGATTCCCGGGTCTGTTTCCTCTGAAGGATCTGTCGGGGATTCCGTGATGTCTCTTGACGACCTGCTTGAAGATGATGCAGAAGAGATCCCCCTTGCCACTCCGCCCCAGCCCAAAGGATTCCCCGAGCAGATCGATACCCCGGCATCCACGCCCCTGGAGACTTCTCCGGGACCGGAGCTGGAATCTTCCATCTCCTCCCCATCCGACGTCCCTTTGGCAGAACCTGCTCACGGGAACGTAACCCCTCCGCCAGTTGTGCCAGAATCTATGGGTAAACCCGCAGCCCGGACCGGGGCATCTTTGCCGGAACCGGACGTGTCGGAGGAGGATGAGAAGATCATAACCGTTGATCAGATCTCCAGTATCTCCGGTCTCATCCTTCCCAAAGGTACGACATTCAGTATCGATGAACTCAGTCTGCATGGGAATGTCAGCTCATATGCAGGATTCGGCACGGGAACCCTCCCGGCCGGGATTGATGAGCTCTGGAAGAAAAACTTCTCTTCTGCGGGGTTCAAGGATCTCGATATCGGTCAGGATCTTCTGGATGAGGAATCGAAAACCTCAAAAGAGTCAAAAAAATTCAGTATAGGATCGCTCTTCAAGGCCATCCGCCAGGATCAGGAAGAATATGATCCGGCAAAACACGGCCCGCTTGTAGACCTTACGTTTCCTCCTATCTCCAACATAGAGGAGATGGAACTGTACCCGGTGAACGAACCTTATGCATACATCCGGGTAACCTATGATCACTCCACCCACGAGTATACGTACCATGTACTTGAGCCGGCCCTGACCGATCCGGAAAAAGAGCTTCTCAAGGAACTCAAGGAGCGGCTCTTTGAAACGCTCGACATCAATACCAAGGATATCTCCAAGGATGAAGCAAAAGCAAAGCTCCGGACGGCAACCGTGGATATCATTCACGATTATGGTATCCGGCTCTCGCCCCTGCAGCGGGAGAAGATCCATTATAATATGTACAAGGATTTTCTTGGTGACGGCCTAATCGATGCGATCATGCATGACAAGTATATCGAGGATATCTCCTGCGACGGCGTCCACACCCCGATATTTGCGTTTCATTCCAGCTATGAGTCGATGAAGACAACGCTCCTGTATCACACGGCGGAGGATCTCGATTCATTCGTTACCAAGCTTGCCCAGCGGGCTGGCAAATATATCTCGATTGCAGAACCGATCCTGGATGCAACCATGCAGGACGGCTCCCGTATCCAGATGACGCTCGGGACCGAAGTGACCGCCCACGGCTCAACGTTCACGATCCGTAAATTCAAGGACGAACCTATCACCCCAACCGATCTCATAGAATGGCACACCTTCTCCCCCCTTGCCATTGCCTACATCTGGCTGGCCGTGGAAAACGGCAAATCTGCCATCTTTGCCGGTGGAACCGCATCCGGTAAGACCACGGCCCTGAACGCGATCTCCCTTTTCATTCCCCCCATGGCAAAGGTGGTCTCCCTCGAAGATACCCGTGAAGTCAAACTCCCGCACCCGAACTGGATTCCGAGTGTAACACGGGACTCGTTCGACACTGCCGGGAGGGGGGAGATCAATATGTACGAGCTCCTGCGGGCAGCGATGCGTCAGCGGCCCGAGTATATCATTGTCGGGGAGGTTCGCGGCAAGGAATGCCAGACCCTCTTCCAGGCAATGAGCACCGGCCATGTCACCTATTCGACAACTCACGCGGATTCCGTGGCGAGCGTTGTGCACCGGATCGAGAATCCCCCGATGGATGTGCCCCGGAACATGCTCTCGGCCCTGGATTTCATCTGTGTCCAGGTCCAGGCGCGGGTTGGCGGGAAACGGATCCGGAGGAACAAGCAGATCGTTGAGATCCTGGATATCGATCCAAGGACGAACGAGCTTATCACTAACGAAGTCTTCAAGTGGCGGTCTGCAACCGACGAACACACGTATTCGGGAAAATCCTACCTTCTCGAAGAGATCATGGAGGCGAAAGGCTGGAGTGAGAGCCGTATGCGGGAAGAACTCAAGCGCCGGCAGGAAGTGCTCGAATGGATGCGGACCAAGAAGATCCGGCACTACAAGGATGTTGCAAAGATCCTCATCTCCTATCATCGGGACCCGGAGGCGGTCATCGAGAACGTGAGGAAAGACCTCTATGAATAG
- a CDS encoding type II secretion system F family protein, whose product MNSYERFCFNLLSSRMKGQREQYAQLRNDLISARFKTPFEVYISTALVSSVLVGFLAAAVIGLFTYLLKLPLLIKYKGAVPASFLVISPHALILGTIAVTVFSLIVFGGLTYAAFIMYPGIEAGNRRRNIDASLPYAINYITSMSTAGITPAEIFRLLGDSPIYGECSVEARYIAREIDIFGRDLIDAIRLVSASTPSKRMKEFLQGAMASISSGGNLTDYFRTKADQYALENRQTQKQFLDMLALIAESYVTAMVAGTLFLIILQSIMSVLSGDNRPLFLYAVVYIMIPMGSIAFVVMISTMTPES is encoded by the coding sequence ATGAATAGTTACGAGCGGTTCTGCTTCAACCTCCTGAGTAGCCGGATGAAAGGGCAGAGGGAGCAGTACGCCCAGCTCAGAAACGATCTGATCTCTGCCCGTTTCAAGACCCCGTTCGAAGTGTATATCTCGACGGCGCTTGTCAGTTCCGTTCTCGTCGGGTTCCTTGCAGCGGCAGTTATCGGCCTTTTTACGTACCTGCTGAAACTCCCTCTCCTGATCAAGTACAAAGGTGCAGTCCCGGCCTCGTTTCTTGTCATATCCCCCCACGCACTTATCCTTGGGACAATTGCTGTCACGGTCTTCTCCCTGATTGTCTTTGGCGGGCTCACATATGCCGCATTTATTATGTACCCGGGCATCGAAGCCGGCAACCGGCGCAGGAACATCGATGCAAGCCTGCCGTATGCAATAAATTACATCACCTCCATGTCCACGGCAGGAATTACTCCTGCGGAGATCTTCCGGCTTCTCGGGGACAGCCCAATCTATGGGGAGTGTTCGGTTGAAGCCCGGTATATAGCCCGTGAGATCGACATCTTCGGCCGCGACCTGATCGATGCCATCCGGCTTGTCTCGGCAAGTACCCCCAGCAAACGGATGAAGGAGTTCCTGCAGGGAGCCATGGCCAGTATCTCCAGCGGGGGCAATCTTACCGATTATTTCCGGACCAAGGCCGACCAGTATGCCCTAGAGAACCGCCAGACCCAGAAACAGTTTCTCGATATGCTCGCTCTCATTGCAGAATCGTACGTGACGGCGATGGTGGCCGGGACGCTCTTTCTTATCATCCTGCAGTCCATCATGTCTGTCCTGTCCGGGGACAACCGCCCGCTCTTCCTCTATGCCGTTGTCTATATCATGATCCCCATGGGAAGCATCGCATTTGTTGTTATGATCAGCACCATGACACCGGAGTCCTGA
- a CDS encoding type II secretion system F family protein has product MGFKEIFNHLKSHGPESPPQMKAAELEVVEKEFSEITQKLDHERRSREGFGRFLKHPLWVLTEKPVNILIVSVPLSLIIFFLGFLSLIQSHGISVIFKTTTVDDVVILAVLVAIIPLAVLDFLEQARIRNLENALPNFFRDLAGMNDSGMTLPNAVHLVASAEYGALTPHIRKLDNEMSWGVTFVEALYRFGKGLGTKMADRSVDLIAKASKAGGDVSEVLRAAAKDTFEVVNLQTERSNNMLIYVIIVLVSFAVFLFVIAILVSSFLSTMATAGAAAAAAGASGFMGKIDMFTYKRLFSHAAILQGFFSGLVAGQMGEGRVTAGLKYCALMVIIAWITFRFFI; this is encoded by the coding sequence ATGGGTTTCAAGGAGATCTTCAACCACCTCAAGAGTCATGGTCCAGAGAGCCCGCCGCAGATGAAGGCTGCCGAACTGGAGGTTGTGGAAAAGGAATTCAGCGAGATAACCCAGAAGCTCGATCATGAACGAAGGAGTCGCGAAGGCTTCGGTCGTTTCCTCAAGCATCCCCTGTGGGTACTGACTGAGAAGCCGGTAAATATCCTTATCGTCTCTGTTCCTCTATCGCTCATCATCTTTTTTTTGGGATTTCTCTCCCTTATCCAATCGCACGGCATCTCTGTCATCTTCAAAACCACGACGGTTGATGATGTGGTGATCCTTGCAGTGCTCGTTGCTATCATTCCTCTTGCTGTCCTGGATTTCCTTGAGCAGGCCCGGATCAGGAACCTTGAAAATGCCCTGCCCAACTTCTTCCGGGATCTTGCCGGCATGAATGATTCCGGTATGACCCTGCCGAATGCAGTCCATCTTGTTGCTTCGGCCGAATACGGAGCACTGACGCCCCATATACGGAAGCTGGACAACGAGATGTCCTGGGGAGTCACTTTTGTCGAGGCGCTTTATCGCTTTGGCAAAGGGCTCGGGACAAAGATGGCCGATCGTTCGGTTGACCTCATTGCCAAAGCGAGCAAGGCCGGAGGCGACGTGAGCGAGGTACTGCGGGCAGCAGCAAAAGACACGTTCGAGGTGGTCAACCTCCAGACCGAGCGGAGCAACAACATGCTCATCTATGTCATCATCGTCCTCGTCTCGTTTGCCGTTTTCCTGTTCGTTATCGCAATCCTTGTCTCGTCCTTCCTCTCGACAATGGCAACTGCGGGGGCGGCAGCAGCGGCAGCCGGGGCCAGCGGTTTTATGGGCAAGATCGATATGTTCACGTACAAGCGCCTCTTCTCCCATGCAGCTATACTTCAGGGGTTCTTCTCGGGTCTTGTAGCAGGGCAGATGGGGGAGGGGCGGGTCACTGCCGGGCTCAAGTACTGCGCACTCATGGTGATCATCGCCTGGATCACGTTCCGGTTTTTCATCTGA
- the yciH gene encoding stress response translation initiation inhibitor YciH, with the protein MIGGICPTCGLPKELCICEEVAKEQQRINVKVNKRRYGKEVTVIEGLDPTDIDLEDLSKYMKGKLACGGTVKGNSIELQGNHRDRVKELLSLKGYSTENIS; encoded by the coding sequence ATGATTGGTGGGATTTGCCCGACGTGTGGTCTACCGAAAGAATTGTGCATCTGTGAGGAGGTAGCAAAGGAACAGCAGCGGATCAATGTCAAAGTTAATAAACGCCGGTACGGAAAAGAAGTAACCGTCATCGAAGGACTTGATCCGACTGATATCGATCTGGAAGACCTTTCGAAATACATGAAAGGCAAACTGGCCTGCGGCGGCACGGTCAAAGGCAATTCCATTGAATTGCAGGGAAACCACCGCGACCGGGTAAAGGAACTCCTTTCACTCAAAGGCTACAGCACGGAAAATATTTCCTGA
- a CDS encoding cobyric acid synthase, with amino-acid sequence MSLFVVGTSSHVGKSVTVAAICRCLVRRGMTVAPFKSQNMSLNSYVTPDGGEIGMAQAMQATAAKLLPHTDMNPVLLKPKGDSTSQVVLNGRPYKDVPIGEYYRETPFLLETALASYRRLESEYGQVVVEGAGGAAEINLYDRDIANTQLAKCLNIPLVLVADIERGGVFAQVYGTISLLPEDIRPLVRGIIINKFRGDPAIFIPGIRQIEDLCGVPVLGVVPYFSLPLPSEDSLSIGDKRPSAAMIRIAVIRLPRISNFTDFELLEQHASVEYIPPGASLDGYDCVILPGTKNTIEDLQELRKTGMDDELRRAREQKIPIIGICGGYQMLGTTLIDAGFESSEGTYEGLGLLDCVTHFVSYEKMTTQVTRTACNVPPILSAAGKVTGYEIHMGTTVLGSGKEALEGDGLASDDGLVFGTYLHGLFQNPSAANALLSYLYAKKGLPFDPVEVSADPYDLLAEIYENHVDMDAIEALVKGA; translated from the coding sequence ATGTCGTTGTTTGTAGTCGGGACTTCATCCCATGTTGGCAAGAGCGTGACCGTTGCTGCTATCTGCCGCTGTCTGGTGCGCCGGGGAATGACGGTTGCACCTTTCAAGTCCCAGAACATGAGCCTGAACTCGTATGTCACTCCCGATGGGGGAGAGATTGGGATGGCCCAGGCCATGCAGGCCACGGCGGCAAAGCTCCTGCCTCATACGGATATGAATCCGGTCCTTCTCAAACCCAAAGGGGATTCTACCTCGCAGGTGGTTCTCAACGGACGGCCCTACAAGGATGTCCCTATCGGTGAATATTACCGGGAAACCCCGTTTTTACTCGAAACGGCCCTTGCCTCCTACCGCCGCCTTGAATCCGAGTACGGGCAGGTTGTCGTGGAAGGAGCCGGTGGTGCTGCAGAGATCAATCTCTATGACCGGGATATTGCCAACACCCAGCTGGCCAAATGCCTTAACATCCCCCTGGTGCTGGTTGCCGATATCGAACGGGGCGGGGTGTTCGCCCAGGTTTACGGTACGATCTCGCTTTTACCGGAGGATATCCGGCCCCTTGTCAGGGGGATCATTATCAACAAGTTCCGGGGAGACCCGGCAATATTTATTCCCGGGATCCGGCAGATTGAAGATCTCTGTGGTGTGCCGGTTCTCGGAGTTGTTCCGTACTTCTCTCTCCCGCTTCCCAGCGAAGATTCTCTCTCTATCGGGGATAAGAGACCATCAGCTGCAATGATCCGGATAGCGGTCATAAGGCTTCCCCGGATCTCGAATTTTACGGATTTTGAACTCCTGGAACAACATGCTTCGGTCGAATATATCCCCCCCGGGGCATCCCTTGATGGGTATGACTGTGTGATTCTGCCGGGTACCAAGAATACGATCGAGGATCTTCAGGAACTCAGAAAAACCGGTATGGACGATGAACTGCGCCGGGCCCGGGAACAGAAGATACCGATCATCGGCATCTGCGGCGGGTACCAGATGCTTGGTACCACGCTCATTGATGCGGGATTTGAATCATCTGAAGGAACCTATGAAGGCTTGGGACTACTCGATTGTGTTACGCATTTTGTCTCGTATGAGAAGATGACGACCCAGGTTACCCGGACGGCCTGCAATGTTCCCCCGATCCTTTCGGCAGCCGGGAAAGTAACCGGCTATGAGATTCATATGGGAACAACGGTCCTAGGCTCCGGCAAGGAAGCTCTTGAGGGGGACGGCCTTGCCAGTGATGACGGCCTTGTTTTCGGAACCTACCTGCATGGTCTCTTCCAGAATCCGTCAGCGGCAAACGCTCTGCTCTCCTACCTGTACGCAAAGAAAGGGCTGCCATTTGATCCTGTTGAGGTTTCAGCCGATCCGTATGACCTGCTTGCGGAGATCTATGAGAACCACGTGGACATGGATGCTATCGAGGCGCTTGTAAAGGGCGCATAA
- a CDS encoding radical SAM protein has product MHYRYLFGPVSSRRLGRSLGVDLVPLKTCNYDCVYCECGKTTNATNERQEFIPTEEVISELSHFLSSSPALDYITFAGSGEPTLSLSIGRVIRFLKDRFPEYRIAVLTNSSLLSDPAVRAALMPTDVVLPTFSTAINGTFQAMHRPVPGMDPAGILEGLLRFREEYRGEIWLEIFIIPGLNTSDLELAGLRDAIYAIHPDRVQLNTLDRPGTDDQVRPASPNELAHIARVLGFEKTQTIESTCYEGPGLR; this is encoded by the coding sequence ATGCACTACCGCTACCTCTTTGGCCCGGTGAGTTCACGCCGGCTTGGAAGATCGCTCGGGGTCGATCTCGTCCCCCTGAAGACCTGCAATTACGACTGCGTGTACTGCGAGTGCGGCAAAACAACGAATGCAACCAATGAGAGGCAGGAGTTTATCCCGACTGAGGAAGTCATCTCTGAACTCTCGCACTTCCTCTCCTCGTCCCCGGCCCTTGATTATATCACCTTTGCCGGTTCCGGCGAACCCACACTCTCCCTGAGTATCGGCAGGGTCATCCGGTTCCTCAAAGACCGGTTCCCCGAGTACCGTATCGCCGTTCTCACCAACAGCAGCCTCCTTTCCGATCCAGCAGTCAGAGCAGCCCTGATGCCTACTGATGTCGTGCTGCCCACGTTCTCGACTGCGATCAACGGGACTTTCCAGGCCATGCACCGGCCCGTGCCGGGGATGGATCCTGCTGGTATTCTTGAAGGTCTTCTTCGATTCCGTGAGGAGTACCGGGGTGAGATCTGGCTGGAGATCTTCATCATTCCGGGCCTCAATACTTCTGACCTGGAATTGGCCGGGCTGCGGGATGCAATATACGCCATTCATCCTGACCGGGTGCAGCTCAATACCCTGGACCGGCCGGGTACAGATGACCAAGTCCGACCAGCGTCCCCGAACGAGCTTGCACATATTGCACGGGTACTGGGGTTTGAAAAAACACAAACGATTGAATCCACCTGTTACGAGGGGCCCGGCTTACGGTAA
- a CDS encoding NDP-sugar synthase has protein sequence MKVCIMCGGEGTRLRPLTFERPKPCIPIVNRPSIQHLVAHLTNLGFREVVLTLGYMGTAIEEALGDGSFFGAEITYVHETTKLGTAGSVKNAQKYLDGQDFLVVGGDHVTDLNVLEFYRAHQKEKAMVSIGLISIDDPGEYGIAEMDVGYEIRRFKEKPAPGEIFSNLASTGMYVCSPEVFDHIPAETKYDFARDLFPKLMGEGHVLKGWFARGNWTDVGSPHSLRQAERWKLQDIEFTDIIGDLSMHGAQVHGPVQLGGSITLGKNTKVIGPVAIGSGTTIGDNVLIGPYTSIGEKCILRNNVKVFSSSLYNRVIIGANTTVSGSIMDNDTHIGEHCSIENDTVIGPRVVLRDRVVVHSKTRLWPEVVITDGTVVKEHVLNDKFDVRCEGS, from the coding sequence ATGAAGGTGTGTATTATGTGCGGGGGGGAAGGCACCCGACTCCGCCCGCTCACGTTCGAACGGCCCAAACCCTGTATCCCCATCGTCAACCGCCCGTCTATCCAGCATCTCGTCGCACACCTCACGAATCTGGGGTTCCGGGAAGTGGTCCTGACCCTGGGTTACATGGGAACTGCGATCGAGGAAGCGCTTGGCGATGGATCGTTCTTCGGTGCCGAGATTACGTATGTTCATGAAACAACGAAACTCGGTACTGCCGGCAGTGTGAAAAATGCCCAGAAATATCTTGACGGACAGGATTTTCTCGTTGTGGGTGGTGACCATGTCACGGATCTCAATGTCCTTGAATTCTACCGGGCCCACCAGAAAGAGAAGGCCATGGTCAGCATCGGCCTGATCTCCATCGATGATCCCGGCGAATATGGTATTGCCGAGATGGATGTCGGGTATGAGATCCGACGCTTCAAGGAGAAACCCGCTCCCGGCGAGATCTTCTCGAATCTCGCGAGCACCGGGATGTATGTCTGCAGTCCTGAAGTGTTCGATCATATCCCTGCCGAGACCAAGTATGATTTTGCCCGCGATCTCTTCCCCAAACTCATGGGCGAGGGGCATGTACTCAAGGGCTGGTTTGCCCGGGGCAACTGGACGGATGTCGGGAGCCCCCATTCACTCCGCCAGGCTGAACGGTGGAAGTTGCAGGATATCGAATTCACGGATATCATAGGAGATCTCTCCATGCATGGCGCACAGGTTCACGGCCCGGTGCAGCTGGGCGGTTCTATCACCCTTGGGAAGAACACCAAAGTGATTGGCCCGGTAGCAATTGGCTCCGGTACAACCATCGGCGATAATGTCCTCATTGGTCCTTACACGAGCATCGGCGAGAAGTGCATTCTCCGGAACAATGTCAAGGTCTTCTCATCCTCCCTTTACAACCGTGTCATCATCGGAGCCAATACCACGGTTTCAGGTAGTATCATGGACAATGATACGCATATCGGCGAGCACTGCAGTATTGAGAACGACACGGTGATCGGGCCCCGGGTTGTCCTGAGGGATCGTGTAGTTGTCCACTCCAAGACCCGCCTCTGGCCGGAAGTCGTGATTACCGATGGGACGGTTGTAAAAGAGCATGTTCTCAATGACAAGTTTGACGTGCGCTGCGAGGGGTCATAA
- a CDS encoding CBS domain-containing protein has translation MEKKKVKDYMTYDVVSVDLTGKAKNVIEKIQKTHHDGFPVVDGSVVVGYISARDLLFVEASTPISQVMSDNLIVADPDMDINDAARVIFRSGIQKLPVVDEKNHLLGIISNSDVIRSQIEHVSPEKVFNFITTLKKLYGVDPTLDRGTVPVKDLLPTQSKIYEDELEGRIYEIKKGLAEPIIVVKRPTRIILVDGHHRAVAAKRMGLTALDAYIIEIREDIELGMERTAHAMNLKTLDDIQVLDYARHPLVAITHRLVKR, from the coding sequence ATGGAAAAAAAGAAGGTCAAGGACTACATGACCTACGATGTCGTCAGTGTTGATCTCACCGGCAAAGCGAAGAACGTCATCGAAAAGATACAAAAGACCCATCATGACGGGTTCCCTGTCGTGGACGGTTCGGTTGTCGTAGGATATATTTCCGCCAGGGACCTTCTGTTCGTGGAAGCTTCGACGCCAATCAGCCAGGTCATGTCGGATAACCTGATCGTTGCCGACCCCGATATGGATATCAACGATGCTGCCCGGGTCATCTTCCGTTCAGGCATCCAGAAACTTCCGGTTGTTGATGAGAAGAACCACCTTCTCGGGATCATTTCAAACTCAGACGTGATCCGGTCGCAGATCGAACACGTCTCTCCGGAGAAAGTTTTCAATTTTATCACCACCCTCAAGAAACTCTATGGAGTGGATCCCACGCTTGACCGGGGAACCGTGCCGGTCAAGGATCTCCTCCCGACCCAGTCGAAGATCTACGAAGATGAACTGGAGGGAAGGATTTACGAGATCAAGAAGGGGCTTGCCGAACCCATTATTGTTGTCAAGCGCCCCACCAGGATCATCCTTGTCGACGGCCATCACCGGGCAGTTGCAGCAAAACGGATGGGTCTTACCGCACTGGATGCGTATATCATTGAAATTCGCGAGGACATCGAACTCGGGATGGAGAGGACCGCACATGCGATGAACTTGAAGACACTCGACGATATCCAGGTTCTCGATTATGCCCGCCACCCGCTGGTGGCGATCACCCACCGGCTGGTAAAAAGATAA